The proteins below are encoded in one region of Engystomops pustulosus unplaced genomic scaffold, aEngPut4.maternal MAT_SCAFFOLD_300, whole genome shotgun sequence:
- the LOC140110527 gene encoding LOW QUALITY PROTEIN: gelsolin-like (The sequence of the model RefSeq protein was modified relative to this genomic sequence to represent the inferred CDS: inserted 1 base in 1 codon) has product WADAIVAALQLCSSPQVDPSAENLNSNDAFVLQSPSGAVLWVGLGASDAEVRGARHLLGVLGASASEMTEGSESDEFWAALGGKGPYRTSSRLKDKLSAHPPRLFACSNKTGRFIIEEVPGXMTQDDLATDDVMLLDVRDQVFVWIGNEAQEEEKRRRRIRLLNTLRRTPPAETSGPP; this is encoded by the exons tgggcggacgctatagtagcggcactgcagctctgctcatcCCCGCAGGTGGACCCCTCGGCTGAGAACCTGAACTCCAATGACGCGTTTGTGCTGCAGTCTCCATCCGGCGCTGTCCTGTGGGTTGGACTCGGCGCCAGCGATGCGGAGGTCCGGGGAGCCCGCCACCTCCTGGGGGTGCTCGGGGCGTCGGCCTCAGAGATGACGGAAGGAAGTGAAAGCG ATGAGTTCTGGGCGGCGCTGGGCGGGAAGGGTCCGTACAGAACCTCCTCCAGGCTGAAGGACAAGCTCAGCGCCCACCCCCCGCGCCTCTTCGCCTGCTCCAACAAGACCGGCAGATTCATC aTTGAGGAGGTCCCCG AGATGACACAGGATGATTTGGCCACAGATGATGTGATGCTCCTGGATGTGCGGGATCAG GTGTTTGTCTGGATTGGGAATGAGGCtcaagaggaggagaagaggaggcgcAGAATTCGG CTTCTAAATACATTGAGACGGACCCCTCCAGCAGAGACAAGCGGACCCCCATAG